The DNA sequence CCGCTCAGGTACAGGTACTGCAGGGACGTGTTCCCGGTGGCCAGGGCCTGCAGGATGACCCGGGCGCCCTCATCCCCGATGCCGGTGTGCACGACGTCCAGCGTCCGCAGGGTGGCGGTGTCCCGCAGCAGCCCCGCCAGGGTGTGGGCACCGGCGGGGCCGATGGGATTGCGTTTGAGCCAGAGTGCTTTCACCTGCGGTTGCGCCCGGATCGCCTCCGCGAGCGCTTCCGTCCCAGGCGCACCGATGAGGTTGCAGCCCAGGTACACCGTCCGCAGGGGGTGTTCCCGCACCAGCGCGGCCACGTGAGCCGCGCCGGCATCGCCGATCCCATTGGTGCCCAGCAGCAGGCTCTGCACGGCATTCGAGTGGCGAAGCGCCTCTGTGACGGCCTGGCAGCCCAGGACGCCGGCATCCTGCTTGCACAGGTCCAGTCGGCCGTCCGCCCGCAGGGTGCCGCGCGGGAAGATCTCGTCCGTGGTGATGGGCTGTCCGCTCTGGAGACGCTCCAGCAGTGGGGCGAACGCCTGCAGGTCAGGCGTGGGTTCTTCCTGCACGGGGCACTGGATCTGCACTTCAGGGTGTGACATGGTTGCTCCTCTCACCAGGGGTACGGGCGGTAATCCTTGAGAAACACGCCGTAGGGCGGCGTCTGCGGTTCGTTGAGGCCCACCACGACCGGATCGTAGATCCGGGCGGCCCCGTCGACGATGTCGAGGGGCGGTCGGAAACCCAGGCCCTCCATGCGGACGGCTTTCGGGTGGGGATGTTCGTTGGTGATCCAGCCCGTGTCCACGCTGGTCATGTAGATCCCGTCCGGGGCGAGGTCTGGGCCGCTCGTCCGGGTGAGCATGTTCAGGGCGGCCTTGGCCATGTTGGTGTGCGGGTGCCGCTCCGTCTTGCTGCGGCGCGTGAACTGCCCTTCCATCGCGCTGACGTTCACCACGAACCGCCGGGGGAACGGCGAGCGGCGCAGGAGCGGCAGCAGCCCGGTGCACAGCAGGAACGGCGCGGACGAGTTGACGAGTTGCACTTC is a window from the Deinococcus seoulensis genome containing:
- a CDS encoding ribonuclease inhibitor, with the translated sequence MSHPEVQIQCPVQEEPTPDLQAFAPLLERLQSGQPITTDEIFPRGTLRADGRLDLCKQDAGVLGCQAVTEALRHSNAVQSLLLGTNGIGDAGAAHVAALVREHPLRTVYLGCNLIGAPGTEALAEAIRAQPQVKALWLKRNPIGPAGAHTLAGLLRDTATLRTLDVVHTGIGDEGARVILQALATGNTSLQYLYLSGNALTPAILPEVTAVLAQHPTLRGLYLSVNHLGDAGAFSVAQALGRNTTLDTLGMASCGIGDAGLAALLTAGAAHPRLHTLDVGDAPSARTLGASRNTAGPQSRAATLQLFAAPGALRLLQLPRMTEALQLQEQAPAHLTVRVTGSPGRGDQTPPPFNEDAADIRSVYR